GCATTCTCTCTGGTCTGGCTTTCGCAGACTATCAACGACGGTGGGAATCATCAATTTAAATGGAATGAAAAAGCCTTTGGGTTAGGGTGGGGTACCACTGCTCAGCCTATTGATATTGGCGGCCAATTTAATTCCGGCCATCCTCCGGCAGTCGTTGAACCTTATTCAGCTGGCGGTAAAAATACGTTGCCGGTAAAATATGACAATCAGAGTTTTATGTTTGGCGATACTTACTATAAAAACGATCTTTACAATGCGCTGGTAATATCAACGGATACTAGTTTTACAGTCGCACAATCGCTAACTATGAGCGTCGCGTTATATGTGGATTTGTTTCCCGCGCTGGCAATTCAAGGCACGCCTAATACGCTCTACTACTTTGATTTAACGCAGGTGAGATACTTTTTAACGGTAACAAATCTTACGTCAGGTGCGGTGCTACCCAATATGATTATGCAGGCCAGCTTTTATGCAACGTCTTCTTTGGCCGCAACTATGACGACGCCAGTGATGCTGGTTTTCAGCCCAGGGGTGACGAATCTTCAGTATGAACTGGGCGGAAACCTGATATTTAGCAAAAAATAAACCGGGCTGTTTTACCAACCCGGTTTGTTCATTCTGGCCATCAAGAATGATGCGGTTGCTGATCTTCCAGTGAGACCGGCCAGCGGCGGAAAATCATCACCGCCCACACCAGCGCCACGAGGGCCGGGATTGCGCCGACATAGCCAATTGACGCCATCGACAGATGAGTACTGACCTGGCTGCCGACCAGCGCGCCCGCGCCGATACCAATATTAAAGATTCCCGAGAACAACGACATCGCCACATCGGTGGCATCCGGTGCCAGCGCCAGCACTTTCACCTGCATCCCAAGGCCGATAATCATGATTGCCACGCCCCAGAAGACGCTGAGCAGCATCAGGTGATTGGCATTATGCGATGCCGGTAACAGCAGTAACAGACACGCCAACAGCAGGCCAATTGCGGCGTTAATCAAGCCGGATGCGTGGCGGTTGCCAAGCTTACCAAACAGGATACTGCCGACAATGCCCGCACCACCGAGGGTCAGCAGCAGCACGGTGGCGAAATTACCGCTTAAACCAGCGACCGTCTGAATGAACGGTTCAATATAGCTGTAGGCGGTGTAGTGCGCGGTCACCACAATCACCGTCAGTAAATAAATGCTGAGCAGCGCCGGGCGACGGAACAGTACTGGCAGACTTTTTAACGAACCGGAATGCTCGCTCGGCAGTTTTGGCAGCAGTTTGATCAGGCAAGCCATGGTTATCAGCGCGC
This Klebsiella sp. RHBSTW-00484 DNA region includes the following protein-coding sequences:
- a CDS encoding sugar transporter, whose translation is MITDTVSRKVAWLRVVTLAIAAFIFNTTEFAPVGLLSDIADSFGMETAQVGIMLTIYAWVVGLMSLPFMLLTSKMERRRLLVGLFILFIASHVLSFLAWNFNVLVISRIGIAFAHAVFWSITSALAIRMAPAGKRAQALSLIATGTALAMVFGIPIGRIVGQYFGWRTTFLVIGVGALITMACLIKLLPKLPSEHSGSLKSLPVLFRRPALLSIYLLTVIVVTAHYTAYSYIEPFIQTVAGLSGNFATVLLLTLGGAGIVGSILFGKLGNRHASGLINAAIGLLLACLLLLLPASHNANHLMLLSVFWGVAIMIIGLGMQVKVLALAPDATDVAMSLFSGIFNIGIGAGALVGSQVSTHLSMASIGYVGAIPALVALVWAVMIFRRWPVSLEDQQPHHS